The following proteins are encoded in a genomic region of Oncorhynchus kisutch isolate 150728-3 linkage group LG18, Okis_V2, whole genome shotgun sequence:
- the LOC109875564 gene encoding uncharacterized protein LOC109875564 isoform X1: MGCSGLLILGFVLNMSHCLDILDMEEDMEIDRNVTGILGEDIFLRCQYLGQNDITDASWKRPDSRMKRSMKKLTGYKNNKAFSKDPDFSTPASPTNLTVKMRVSTLEAQGEYTCVFATDEEEITNSMFLTVLARPDIHTEVTEDTDNATHYQSVTCSATNGKPVALIRWEINGSPPTDNSSVEMRSTSYTNGTATVTSILRFPTHLQDQDRVTCVVQHPTLPDPTTHITVGVETFMAPNVTIETYLVLEDGEEFWVVTCGAAGGRPRADITLVLLNRDASSMLQKEVVMDAADTLVRSYRFPAELHEGENITCLFDHPKFPHRELRTTTLPAFYLSAVRLLNPGLADRSNKSQAVESVVLEEGQSKTTIGLKVVGDVPHYSIVCTKEEQSLPEGVEVIGSALNLQGPVELYHAGLYECEASYYSHRASVLLDITVNPQVKQSVTVPPSIRIDVQDRLGNRFIECLAADSVPIANVSWVLPEGVSGPSWSSLTSHNGTHSVSSVLVLPACSAQELNMECVIDHSVFVLPERRQITLPVCAPPNITIQSSSEWEEDVAYTLVQCTVDSVGPAATISWSLGDRDSDNSTSQLKEGQEQDQGQPEHHANGSVTVCSVLRLPTSMFSGQNVTCVVEQLGLERPERRGILLRGLESPVMRVFVARQSRSLWLAVCEYRGDGIRAHLSWVLPDNTTGHISFRSGYEGVRVLTNLTYEFPLALHEGQDLTCLFQNHHGLKERRTVHVPRYYISSVRLLNQTTPLYKHYGDESVIHRMSLKENFQNQRILLKVYGSVPTYNLTCHRNDGSLVQMDGGALLFQSKVTDQDAGLYTCHASFYHHKASVLIQVEVTSEDKQLSECTLTLSCISDTTKLMVFIVCFSSAAAISILLIVTLCVFCKINGGDRPASKKRESLAPLTSLTQDLCSPELRKGKAAVTVPGGGGQEYNQLLSYSIVIDARSTV; this comes from the exons ATATGGAGGAGGACATGGAGATTGATCGTAACGTCACTGGGATCCTTGGAGAGGACATCTTCCTCCGCTGTCAGTACCTGGgacagaatgacatcacagacgCCTCATGGAAACGCCCAGACTCTAGAATGAAGCGATCGATGAAGAAATTAACAGGCTACAAGAACAACAAGGCTTTCAGCAAAGACCCAGACTTCTCCACCCCAGCCTCTCCCACCAATCTGACTGTGAAGATGAGGGTGTCTACTCTGGAGGCTCAGGGGGAGTACACATGCGTGTTTGCCACTGATGAAGAGGAGATCACTAACAGCATGTTTCTCACTGTCCTGG CTCGACCTGATATCCACACAGAggtgacagaggacacagacaacGCTACCCACTACCAGTCAGTCACATGCTCAGCTACCAATGGTAAACCTGTGGCTCTGATTCGCTGGGAGATCAACGGCAGTCCTCCTACTGACaactcctctgtggagatgaggagCACCAGTTATACCAATGGCACTGCCACTGTGACCAGCATTCTCCGCTTCCCCACCCACCTACAGGACCAGGACAGGGTGACCTGTGTGGTCCAGCACCCAACCCTGCCTGACCCCACCACACATATCACAGTGGGGGTGGAGACCTTCA TGGCTCCCAATGTGACCATTGAGACATACCTGGTTCTAGAGGACGGGGAGGAGTTCTGGGTGGTCACCTGTGGTGCAGCTGGAGGGCGACCCCGAGCTGACATCACCCTGGTGCTGCTCAATCGGGATGCCAGTTCCATGCTACAGAAGGAGGTTGTCATGGATGCAGCAGACACATTGGTCAGGTCATACCGCTTCCCAGCTGAGCTTCATGAAGGGGAAAACATCACCTGTCTGTTTGACCACCCCAAGTTCCCACACAGAGAGCTACGGACCACCACTTTGCCGGCATTCT ATCTGTCTGCTGTTCGGCTGCTGAACCCAGGGTTGGCAGACCGCAGCAACAAGAGCCAGGCTGTAGAGTCAGTGGTTCTGGAGGAAGGACAGAGCAAAACCACCATCGGGCTAAAGGTCGTTGGGGATGTACCACATTACAGTATCGTATGCACCAA AGAAGAGCAGTCTCTCCCTGAGGGTGTGGAGGTGATTGGCAGTGCTCTAAACCTGCAGGGTCCTGTGGAGCTCTACCATGCAGGGCTGTATGAGTGTGAGGCCTCCTACTACAGCCACAGGGCATCTGTACTGCTGGACATTACCGTTAACCCACAAGTCAAGCAGTCTG TGACTGTTCCTCCCAGCATAAGGATTGATGTCCAGGACAGACTGGGTAACAGGTTCATTGAGTGCCTGGCTGCAGACTCTGTCCCCATTGCCAATGTGTCCTGGGTTCTACCTGAGGGTGTGTCTGGGCCCTCCTGGTCCAGTCTCACATCCCATAATGGAACCCACTCTGTCAGCAGTGTGTTAGTCCTGCCTGCCTGCTCAGCCCAGGAGCTCAATATGGAGTGTGTGATAGATCATTCTGTGTTTGTGTTGCCAGAGAGAAGACAGATAACACTCCCTGTGTGTG CTCCTCCTAACATCACCATCCAGTCCAGCTCTGAGTGGGAGGAAGATGTAGCATACACACTGGTGCAGTGCACTGTGGACAGTGTTGGACCTGCTGCCACTATCTCCTGGAGTCTTGGAGACAGGGACAGTGACAATAGTACCAGTCAGCTTAAAGAGGGGCAGGAGCAG GATCAGGGGCAGCCTGAGCACCATGCCAATGGCTCTGTGACGGTCTGTAGTGTGTTGAGGCTCCCCACTTCCATGTTCTCTGGTCAGAATGTCACCTGTGTGGTGGAGCAGCTGGGTCTTGAAAGgccagagagaagagggatactGCTGCGTGGATTGG aGTCCCCTGTGATGCGTGTTTTTGTTGCGAGGCAGAGCAGATCtctgtggctggctgtgtgtgagtACAGAGGGGACGGGATCAGAGCACACCTCTCCTGGGTTCTACCTGACAACACCACAGGCCACATCTCCTTCCGCTCTGGGTATGAAGGTGTGAGAGTGCTAACCAACCTCACCTATGAGTTCCCACTGGCCCTCCACGAGGGACAGGACCTGACTTGCCTCTTTCAAAATCACCATGGACttaaggagaggaggacagtccATGTCCCCAGATACT ACATATCATCTGTCAGACTACTGAACCAAACCACTCCCCTGTACAAACATTATGGAGATGAGTCCGTCATACACCGAATGTCTCTAAAGGAGAATTTCCAAAACCAGAGGATCCTGCTCAAAGTCTATGGCAGTGTACCAACTTACAACCTCACCTGTCACAG AAATGATGGCTCATTGGTCCAGATGGATGGCGGAGCTCTGTTGTTCCAATCAAaggtcacggaccaggatgcggGCCTCTACACCTGCCACGCCTCTTTCTACCACCATAAGGCCTCAGTCCTCATTCAAGTGGAGGTCACCAGTGAAGATAAACAGCTCAGTGAGTGTACACTCACCTTATCTTGCATCAGTGATACAACAAAAT TGATGGTCTTCATCGTCTGCTTCTCCTCGGCTGCGGCCATCTCGATCCTACTCATTGTCACTTTGTGTGTTTTCTG CAAAATAAATGGAGGAGACCGCCCAGCATCTAAG AAGCGAGAGTCGCTGGCACCCCTAACCTCTCTGACCCAGGACCTGTGCTCTCCAGAGTTGAGGAAGGGGAAGGCAGCAGTGACAGTACCAGGAGGAGGAGGCCAGGAGTACAACCAGCTGCTCAGCTACTCTATTGTCATTGATGCCAGATCAACTGTGTAA
- the LOC109875564 gene encoding uncharacterized protein LOC109875564 isoform X2: MGCSGLLILGFVLNMSHCLDILDMEEDMEIDRNVTGILGEDIFLRCQYLGQNDITDASWKRPDSRMKRSMKKLTGYKNNKAFSKDPDFSTPASPTNLTVKMRVSTLEAQGEYTCVFATDEEEITNSMFLTVLARPDIHTEVTEDTDNATHYQSVTCSATNGKPVALIRWEINGSPPTDNSSVEMRSTSYTNGTATVTSILRFPTHLQDQDRVTCVVQHPTLPDPTTHITVGVETFMAPNVTIETYLVLEDGEEFWVVTCGAAGGRPRADITLVLLNRDASSMLQKEVVMDAADTLVRSYRFPAELHEGENITCLFDHPKFPHRELRTTTLPAFYLSAVRLLNPGLADRSNKSQAVESVVLEEGQSKTTIGLKVVGDVPHYSIVCTKEEQSLPEGVEVIGSALNLQGPVELYHAGLYECEASYYSHRASVLLDITVNPQVKQSVTVPPSIRIDVQDRLGNRFIECLAADSVPIANVSWVLPEGVSGPSWSSLTSHNGTHSVSSVLVLPACSAQELNMECVIDHSVFVLPERRQITLPVCAPPNITIQSSSEWEEDVAYTLVQCTVDSVGPAATISWSLGDRDSDNSTSQLKEGQEQDQGQPEHHANGSVTVCSVLRLPTSMFSGQNVTCVVEQLGLERPERRGILLRGLESPVMRVFVARQSRSLWLAVCEYRGDGIRAHLSWVLPDNTTGHISFRSGYEGVRVLTNLTYEFPLALHEGQDLTCLFQNHHGLKERRTVHVPRYYISSVRLLNQTTPLYKHYGDESVIHRMSLKENFQNQRILLKVYGSVPTYNLTCHRNDGSLVQMDGGALLFQSKVTDQDAGLYTCHASFYHHKASVLIQVEVTSEDKQLMMVFIVCFSSAAAISILLIVTLCVFCKINGGDRPASKKRESLAPLTSLTQDLCSPELRKGKAAVTVPGGGGQEYNQLLSYSIVIDARSTV; this comes from the exons ATATGGAGGAGGACATGGAGATTGATCGTAACGTCACTGGGATCCTTGGAGAGGACATCTTCCTCCGCTGTCAGTACCTGGgacagaatgacatcacagacgCCTCATGGAAACGCCCAGACTCTAGAATGAAGCGATCGATGAAGAAATTAACAGGCTACAAGAACAACAAGGCTTTCAGCAAAGACCCAGACTTCTCCACCCCAGCCTCTCCCACCAATCTGACTGTGAAGATGAGGGTGTCTACTCTGGAGGCTCAGGGGGAGTACACATGCGTGTTTGCCACTGATGAAGAGGAGATCACTAACAGCATGTTTCTCACTGTCCTGG CTCGACCTGATATCCACACAGAggtgacagaggacacagacaacGCTACCCACTACCAGTCAGTCACATGCTCAGCTACCAATGGTAAACCTGTGGCTCTGATTCGCTGGGAGATCAACGGCAGTCCTCCTACTGACaactcctctgtggagatgaggagCACCAGTTATACCAATGGCACTGCCACTGTGACCAGCATTCTCCGCTTCCCCACCCACCTACAGGACCAGGACAGGGTGACCTGTGTGGTCCAGCACCCAACCCTGCCTGACCCCACCACACATATCACAGTGGGGGTGGAGACCTTCA TGGCTCCCAATGTGACCATTGAGACATACCTGGTTCTAGAGGACGGGGAGGAGTTCTGGGTGGTCACCTGTGGTGCAGCTGGAGGGCGACCCCGAGCTGACATCACCCTGGTGCTGCTCAATCGGGATGCCAGTTCCATGCTACAGAAGGAGGTTGTCATGGATGCAGCAGACACATTGGTCAGGTCATACCGCTTCCCAGCTGAGCTTCATGAAGGGGAAAACATCACCTGTCTGTTTGACCACCCCAAGTTCCCACACAGAGAGCTACGGACCACCACTTTGCCGGCATTCT ATCTGTCTGCTGTTCGGCTGCTGAACCCAGGGTTGGCAGACCGCAGCAACAAGAGCCAGGCTGTAGAGTCAGTGGTTCTGGAGGAAGGACAGAGCAAAACCACCATCGGGCTAAAGGTCGTTGGGGATGTACCACATTACAGTATCGTATGCACCAA AGAAGAGCAGTCTCTCCCTGAGGGTGTGGAGGTGATTGGCAGTGCTCTAAACCTGCAGGGTCCTGTGGAGCTCTACCATGCAGGGCTGTATGAGTGTGAGGCCTCCTACTACAGCCACAGGGCATCTGTACTGCTGGACATTACCGTTAACCCACAAGTCAAGCAGTCTG TGACTGTTCCTCCCAGCATAAGGATTGATGTCCAGGACAGACTGGGTAACAGGTTCATTGAGTGCCTGGCTGCAGACTCTGTCCCCATTGCCAATGTGTCCTGGGTTCTACCTGAGGGTGTGTCTGGGCCCTCCTGGTCCAGTCTCACATCCCATAATGGAACCCACTCTGTCAGCAGTGTGTTAGTCCTGCCTGCCTGCTCAGCCCAGGAGCTCAATATGGAGTGTGTGATAGATCATTCTGTGTTTGTGTTGCCAGAGAGAAGACAGATAACACTCCCTGTGTGTG CTCCTCCTAACATCACCATCCAGTCCAGCTCTGAGTGGGAGGAAGATGTAGCATACACACTGGTGCAGTGCACTGTGGACAGTGTTGGACCTGCTGCCACTATCTCCTGGAGTCTTGGAGACAGGGACAGTGACAATAGTACCAGTCAGCTTAAAGAGGGGCAGGAGCAG GATCAGGGGCAGCCTGAGCACCATGCCAATGGCTCTGTGACGGTCTGTAGTGTGTTGAGGCTCCCCACTTCCATGTTCTCTGGTCAGAATGTCACCTGTGTGGTGGAGCAGCTGGGTCTTGAAAGgccagagagaagagggatactGCTGCGTGGATTGG aGTCCCCTGTGATGCGTGTTTTTGTTGCGAGGCAGAGCAGATCtctgtggctggctgtgtgtgagtACAGAGGGGACGGGATCAGAGCACACCTCTCCTGGGTTCTACCTGACAACACCACAGGCCACATCTCCTTCCGCTCTGGGTATGAAGGTGTGAGAGTGCTAACCAACCTCACCTATGAGTTCCCACTGGCCCTCCACGAGGGACAGGACCTGACTTGCCTCTTTCAAAATCACCATGGACttaaggagaggaggacagtccATGTCCCCAGATACT ACATATCATCTGTCAGACTACTGAACCAAACCACTCCCCTGTACAAACATTATGGAGATGAGTCCGTCATACACCGAATGTCTCTAAAGGAGAATTTCCAAAACCAGAGGATCCTGCTCAAAGTCTATGGCAGTGTACCAACTTACAACCTCACCTGTCACAG AAATGATGGCTCATTGGTCCAGATGGATGGCGGAGCTCTGTTGTTCCAATCAAaggtcacggaccaggatgcggGCCTCTACACCTGCCACGCCTCTTTCTACCACCATAAGGCCTCAGTCCTCATTCAAGTGGAGGTCACCAGTGAAGATAAACAGCTCA TGATGGTCTTCATCGTCTGCTTCTCCTCGGCTGCGGCCATCTCGATCCTACTCATTGTCACTTTGTGTGTTTTCTG CAAAATAAATGGAGGAGACCGCCCAGCATCTAAG AAGCGAGAGTCGCTGGCACCCCTAACCTCTCTGACCCAGGACCTGTGCTCTCCAGAGTTGAGGAAGGGGAAGGCAGCAGTGACAGTACCAGGAGGAGGAGGCCAGGAGTACAACCAGCTGCTCAGCTACTCTATTGTCATTGATGCCAGATCAACTGTGTAA
- the LOC109875565 gene encoding ribosomal RNA-processing protein 8 isoform X2 encodes MFAEEDEWNDDPEAKALTKTVISRFKLSDSTNITTKCVGKKSLLLTLQTLGSVPNWSKSNGAPWEAGSDSETEAILTPHTKRKKKRGRKKVAVSGEETDKDSGDLCAEETAVPVAKKSIKAKKPIKSGFKKVKNRESIMGGSKQGKAATDAEIERLNRKQWKNKTKNKKKCKNKYKIKNGDNTTPPKNTKAETTVQKDTEDGPKKASGVNRETVVVQTHRHTKGKKQQKEGERKTQKRKKVPGGKETTFNETASTPDTETVQNNKNLSEKKTKGSIEEKAVPLGKELMTEEEKPQELVREEQHAEPPGSKRRKWDESKGQDRRREKLRRMLHGQSPEKKEKPAEQEETRTTEEVKEASADRSTALRSRMEQRLESARFRYINEVLYTTSSGEAKRMFRQDPQAFSIYHRGFTAQVQRWPANPVDAIISYIRRMPASLVVADFGCGDCKIALSLKNKVHSFDLAPICDRVTVCDMANVPLKDGTVDIAVFCLSLMGTNLVDFLVEANRVLVMGGILKIAEVASRFENVRNFMGALSSLGFKLVTKL; translated from the exons ATGTTCGCTGAGGAGGATGAGTGGAACGATGATCCAGAAGCCAAAGCTCTGACCAAGACGGTCATCAGCAGATTCAAACTGTCTGACAGCACCAATATCACG ACAAAATGTGTTGGGAAGAAGAGTTTGTTACTGACCCTCCAAACACTGGGGTCCGTACCAAACTGGAGCAAGAGCAATGGTGCCCCTTGGGAAGCAGGCAGTGACAGCGAAACAGAGGCCATACTGACACCACACACCAAGAGGAAGAAGAAAAGAGGACGCAAGAAAGTAGCTGTTTCAGGAGAAGAGACCGATAAGGACAGTGGAGATTTGTGTGCCGAGGAGACTGCAGTGCCTGTAGCTAAGAAGTCAATAAAAGCAAAGAAACCAATAAAATCAG GGTTCAAAAAGGTAAAGAATAGAGAGTCCATTATGGGTGGTAGTAAACAAGGAAAAGCAGCAACAGATGCTGAGATTGAGAGATTAAACCGAAAGCAATGGAAAAACAAGACAAAGAACAAGAagaaatgtaaaaacaaatacaaaataaaaaatggagataataccacccccccaaaaaacacaaaagCAGAGACCACTGTGCAAAAGGATACAGAAGATGGACCAAAAAAAGCTTCTGGTGTGAACAGGGAAACCGTGGTCGTCCAGACACACCGCCATACAAAGGGGAAAAAACAGCAGAAAGAGGGTGAGCGTAAAacacagaaaaggaaaaaggttCCAGGGGGAAAAGAGACGACTTTCAATGAGACTGCTTCCACTCCAGACACAGAAACCGTTCAAAACAATAAGAACTTGTCAGAGAAAAAGACAAAGGGGAGCATTGAAGAAAAAGCAGTTCCACTAGGTAAAGAGTTAATGACAGAAGAGGAGAAACCTCAGGAGCTGGTTAGGGAGGAGCAGCACGCGGAGCCGCCCGGCAGTAAGAGGAGGAAATGGGACGAGAGCAAAGGGCAAGACCGGCGGAGAGAAAAGCTCAGGAGAATGCTCCATGGCCAGAGCCCGGAAAAGAAAGAGAAACCtgctgagcaggaggagacacgCACCACAGAGGAGGTGAAAGAGGCTTCTGCAGACCGCTCGACTGCTCTGAGGTCCCGCATGGAGCAGCGTTTGGAGTCAGCGCGGTTCCGATATATTAACGAGGTTCTGTACACCACGTCTAGTGGGGAGGCAAAACGCATGTTTAGACAAGACCCCCAGGCTTTTAGCATCTACCACAGGGGCTTTACGGCACAGGTCCAGCGCTGGCCAGCTAATCCTGTCGACGCCATCATCTCCTACATACGCCGCAT GCCTGCCTCTCTGGTAGTGGCAGATTTTGGCTGTGGTGACTGCAAAATTGCTCTAAGCTTGAAGAACAAAGTGCACAGTTTTGACTTGGCACCTATCTGTGACCGTGTAACTGTCTGCGACATGGCCAAT GTACCGCTCAAGGATGGTACTGTGGACATAgctgtattctgtctctctcttatggGGACTAACCTTGTGGATTTTCTAGTTGAGGCTAACCGTGTGCTGGTGATGGG GGGTATCCTGAAAATTGCAGAGGTGGCAAGTAGATTTGAGAATGTGAGGAACTTCATGGGTGCTTTGTCCAGCCTGGGATTCAAGTTGGTCACAAAG CTGTAG
- the LOC109875565 gene encoding ribosomal RNA-processing protein 8 isoform X1, with the protein MFAEEDEWNDDPEAKALTKTVISRFKLSDSTNITTKCVGKKSLLLTLQTLGSVPNWSKSNGAPWEAGSDSETEAILTPHTKRKKKRGRKKVAVSGEETDKDSGDLCAEETAVPVAKKSIKAKKPIKSGFKKVKNRESIMGGSKQGKAATDAEIERLNRKQWKNKTKNKKKCKNKYKIKNGDNTTPPKNTKAETTVQKDTEDGPKKASGVNRETVVVQTHRHTKGKKQQKEGERKTQKRKKVPGGKETTFNETASTPDTETVQNNKNLSEKKTKGSIEEKAVPLGKELMTEEEKPQELVREEQHAEPPGSKRRKWDESKGQDRRREKLRRMLHGQSPEKKEKPAEQEETRTTEEVKEASADRSTALRSRMEQRLESARFRYINEVLYTTSSGEAKRMFRQDPQAFSIYHRGFTAQVQRWPANPVDAIISYIRRMPASLVVADFGCGDCKIALSLKNKVHSFDLAPICDRVTVCDMANVPLKDGTVDIAVFCLSLMGTNLVDFLVEANRVLVMGGILKIAEVASRFENVRNFMGALSSLGFKLVTKFEKIAEAPERVKKAAGLELRPCLYKKR; encoded by the exons ATGTTCGCTGAGGAGGATGAGTGGAACGATGATCCAGAAGCCAAAGCTCTGACCAAGACGGTCATCAGCAGATTCAAACTGTCTGACAGCACCAATATCACG ACAAAATGTGTTGGGAAGAAGAGTTTGTTACTGACCCTCCAAACACTGGGGTCCGTACCAAACTGGAGCAAGAGCAATGGTGCCCCTTGGGAAGCAGGCAGTGACAGCGAAACAGAGGCCATACTGACACCACACACCAAGAGGAAGAAGAAAAGAGGACGCAAGAAAGTAGCTGTTTCAGGAGAAGAGACCGATAAGGACAGTGGAGATTTGTGTGCCGAGGAGACTGCAGTGCCTGTAGCTAAGAAGTCAATAAAAGCAAAGAAACCAATAAAATCAG GGTTCAAAAAGGTAAAGAATAGAGAGTCCATTATGGGTGGTAGTAAACAAGGAAAAGCAGCAACAGATGCTGAGATTGAGAGATTAAACCGAAAGCAATGGAAAAACAAGACAAAGAACAAGAagaaatgtaaaaacaaatacaaaataaaaaatggagataataccacccccccaaaaaacacaaaagCAGAGACCACTGTGCAAAAGGATACAGAAGATGGACCAAAAAAAGCTTCTGGTGTGAACAGGGAAACCGTGGTCGTCCAGACACACCGCCATACAAAGGGGAAAAAACAGCAGAAAGAGGGTGAGCGTAAAacacagaaaaggaaaaaggttCCAGGGGGAAAAGAGACGACTTTCAATGAGACTGCTTCCACTCCAGACACAGAAACCGTTCAAAACAATAAGAACTTGTCAGAGAAAAAGACAAAGGGGAGCATTGAAGAAAAAGCAGTTCCACTAGGTAAAGAGTTAATGACAGAAGAGGAGAAACCTCAGGAGCTGGTTAGGGAGGAGCAGCACGCGGAGCCGCCCGGCAGTAAGAGGAGGAAATGGGACGAGAGCAAAGGGCAAGACCGGCGGAGAGAAAAGCTCAGGAGAATGCTCCATGGCCAGAGCCCGGAAAAGAAAGAGAAACCtgctgagcaggaggagacacgCACCACAGAGGAGGTGAAAGAGGCTTCTGCAGACCGCTCGACTGCTCTGAGGTCCCGCATGGAGCAGCGTTTGGAGTCAGCGCGGTTCCGATATATTAACGAGGTTCTGTACACCACGTCTAGTGGGGAGGCAAAACGCATGTTTAGACAAGACCCCCAGGCTTTTAGCATCTACCACAGGGGCTTTACGGCACAGGTCCAGCGCTGGCCAGCTAATCCTGTCGACGCCATCATCTCCTACATACGCCGCAT GCCTGCCTCTCTGGTAGTGGCAGATTTTGGCTGTGGTGACTGCAAAATTGCTCTAAGCTTGAAGAACAAAGTGCACAGTTTTGACTTGGCACCTATCTGTGACCGTGTAACTGTCTGCGACATGGCCAAT GTACCGCTCAAGGATGGTACTGTGGACATAgctgtattctgtctctctcttatggGGACTAACCTTGTGGATTTTCTAGTTGAGGCTAACCGTGTGCTGGTGATGGG GGGTATCCTGAAAATTGCAGAGGTGGCAAGTAGATTTGAGAATGTGAGGAACTTCATGGGTGCTTTGTCCAGCCTGGGATTCAAGTTGGTCACAAAG TTTGAAAAGATTGCAGAAGCTCCAGAGAGGGTAAAGAAGGCAGCAGGACTGGAGCTGAGGCCTTGTTTGTATAAGAAACGATGA